A single Pangasianodon hypophthalmus isolate fPanHyp1 chromosome 27, fPanHyp1.pri, whole genome shotgun sequence DNA region contains:
- the LOC128317581 gene encoding UDP-glucuronosyltransferase 2B33-like, whose amino-acid sequence MSACERAALCLFLLLSLSQTPLCVTAGKILVWPADFSHWLNINVIIDELIARGHSVTVVTHSATPSVRTDQSPGYNVEIIQVPYTKQDIFNNLDLMFKYWVNEVPNDNMIQVFLKIKEVLDKTIEQNQVMCRELFAREDLLEKWRKEQFDVLLTDPMYMCRALLALKLNLPFIVSLRFSFGSSMERLCGQLPTPASYVPSVSLGYTNQMDFPQRVKNILFNLFQDLLFMFLTATKWDPLYTELMASHFALSAILGNCTGL is encoded by the exons ATGAGTGCATGTGAGAGAGCtgctctctgtcttttcctccTGCTCAGTCTGAGCCAGACTCCACTGTGTGTGACAGCAGGGAAGATTCTCGTCTGGCCTGCGGATTTTAGCCACTGGCTCAACATTAATGTCATCATAGATGAACTCATAGCGAGAGGACACAGTGTGACAGTAGTTACCCACAGTGCTACACCATCTGTAAGGACAGATCAGTCTCCAGGCTACAACGTGGAAATCATACAGGTGCCCTACACCaaacaagacatttttaataatttggaCCTAATGTTCAAGTATTGGGTAAATGAAGTGCCAAATGACAACATGATTCAGGTCTTTCTAAAGATAAAGGAGGTCCTTGACAAAACCATAGAGCAGAATCAGGTAATGTGCAGGGAGCTTTTTGCACGGGAAGATCTGCTGGAGAAGTGGAGAAAGGAACAGTTTGACGTTCTTCTGACAGACCCCATGTATATGTGCAGGGCACTTCTAGCTCTGAAACTGAACCTGCCGTTTATCGTCAGTCTGAGATTCAGTTTTGGGAGTTCTATGGAGCGACTCTGTGGGCAGCTGCCAACACCTGCCTCTTATGTTCCATCGGTCAGCCTGGGCTACACGAATCAGATGGATTTCCCACAGAGAGTGAAAAACATACTGTTTAATCTCTTTCAGGATCTTCTGTTCATGTTTCTGACAGCAACAAAGTGGGATCCATTGTATACAGAGCTCATGG CCTCTCACTTTGCTTTAAGTGCCATTCTTGGTAactgcacaggtttgtaa